The window TGGTATCCTTGAAAACTATCATTTTTCTATCCACTAAAAAGAGGTTGGGCTTCGAGCCAACCTCTTTTAATTATTCATATTTTAAAGGGTCACCCTCAAATGATTCCTCTGCTACTTTGATCGAATCTGTTGGGCAGCCTTCAAATGCATCCTGCATGTCTTCTAGTAAATCTTCTGGTACTTCAGCAGTACCCATGTTATCATCAATAATAACGAAGGCAATACCTTCATCATCATAATCATAAATATCTGGGGCTGCAGCACCACAAGCGCCACAAGCAATACATGTATCTTTATCTACAATTGTAAATTTTGGCATGTTTTTCTCTCCTTTTTCACGTGCGCTTCCAATTAAAGCTTCTTTTCTATTCTAAATCTGTTTAATTTACTTTTCAACCTAATAGTTCGAAATGGAGGATTGATTTTGATTTTCCAACAGATTCTTATACAAATATTCCACAAATTTAACCAAGAACGTACAATATCCGCACCGTTTCATCTACTTAGAGGGAAACGTTCAGGTCAAACCATGCAGGATGTTGGAATTTATCAATTACATAACTATTTTGGAATACTGCCAAAATTATCAAGATATAAGTATGATGATGAAGTCTCGGCAT is drawn from Lysinibacillus sp. SGAir0095 and contains these coding sequences:
- a CDS encoding ferredoxin, coding for MPKFTIVDKDTCIACGACGAAAPDIYDYDDEGIAFVIIDDNMGTAEVPEDLLEDMQDAFEGCPTDSIKVAEESFEGDPLKYE